Proteins encoded by one window of Vigna radiata var. radiata cultivar VC1973A chromosome 5, Vradiata_ver6, whole genome shotgun sequence:
- the LOC106761219 gene encoding BURP domain protein RD22 encodes MEFQCLALFFSLIVIMMAAQAALPPEVYWERMLPNTPIPKVIREFPKLEIPANHHHRDHSKSTIFFFEEELKQGAKFDTHFRKMEYLAPLLSREITENIPFSSEKIKEILEILAVKPESWNAKNVEKSLEICEEPAMNGEEKQCATSVESMVDFVTSKLGKNVHVTSTEVEIESKSQKFIVKDGVKILAEEEIIACHPMNYPYVVFYCHKISNSTAHFVPLEGEDGTRIKAIAVCHKDTSEWNPDHIAMQVLKVKPGTSPVCHFFPDGHLLWYAKEG; translated from the exons ATGGAGTTTCAGTGCCTTGCattgtttttttctctcatt GTGATAATGATGGCTGCTCAGGCTGCCTTACCTCCAGAAGTTTACTGGGAAAGGATGCTTCCAAACACACCAATCCCCAAAGTAATCAGAGAATTTCCCAAGCTAG AAATTCCAGCTAATCATCATCATCGTGATCACTCTAAATCAACTATATTTTTCTTCGAAGAAGAATTGAAGCAGGGAGCAAAATTTGATACGCACTTTCGTAAAATGGAATATTTAGCCCCATTGTTGTCCCGCGAAATTACAGAAAACATACCATTCTCAtcagaaaagataaaagaaatattagaaaTTTTGGCTGTGAAGCCAGAGTCATGGAATGCTAAGAATGTGGAGAAATCTCTGGAGATCTGTGAAGAGCCTGCAATGAATGGTGAAGAAAAACAGTGTGCAACTTCAGTAGAATCCATGGTAGACTTTGTCACTTCTAAACTTGGCAAGAACGTTCATGTTACTTCTACAGAGGTAGAAATTGAAAGCAAGTCTCAAAAGTTCATAGTTAAAGATGGAGTGAAGATTTTAGCAGAAGAAGAGATAATTGCATGTCACCCAATGAATTACCCATATGTTGTGTTTTACTGCCATAAGATATCAAATAGCACTGCACATTTTGTGCCATTGGAGGGAGAAGATGGAACTAGGATTAAAGCCATAGCAGTGTGCCACAAAGACACATCAGAATGGAATCCAGACCATATTGCAATGCAAGTTCTCAAAGTCAAGCCTGGGACCAGTCCTGTGTGTCATTTCTTCCCTGACGGTCATCTTCTTTGGTATGCTAAAGAGGGTTAA